In a genomic window of Actinomycetota bacterium:
- the fabD gene encoding ACP S-malonyltransferase: MGENSIRKIAFIFPGQGSQYVGMGRALVNTFPRVAQFFKEAEKILGRDLSFLCFHGPRQKLAETVNTQPAVFIVNCICWFLLNGEDIKPDAVAGHSLGEYSALVAAGVLDFSEALKLVAKRAELMEEVSREFPGKMLAVLGMDSTFAADIVDSLRSNGIINIANYNCPGQVVISGEKQVIERAAKLLKEAGAKRVVELEVSGGFHSPLMKKAERQFANHLDAISFKDAKIPVVSNYTARLSTEGEELKDALRKQITGSVLWEQSILQMLKVGINVFIEVGPGKVLSGLIKRIAPSVRILNVEDVKSFHQTIQALI; this comes from the coding sequence ATGGGGGAGAATTCGATTCGGAAAATTGCCTTTATCTTTCCCGGGCAAGGATCTCAATATGTTGGAATGGGAAGGGCTTTAGTCAATACTTTTCCAAGAGTGGCTCAGTTCTTCAAAGAGGCAGAAAAAATTCTCGGAAGAGATCTCTCTTTCTTATGCTTTCATGGTCCAAGGCAAAAATTGGCAGAAACCGTAAATACGCAACCCGCCGTATTCATCGTTAATTGCATTTGTTGGTTTCTCTTGAACGGAGAGGATATTAAACCCGATGCCGTTGCGGGCCATAGCCTCGGCGAGTACTCCGCACTGGTAGCCGCAGGGGTATTGGATTTTTCGGAAGCCCTAAAGCTCGTTGCCAAACGAGCTGAACTAATGGAAGAAGTCTCGAGAGAATTCCCGGGAAAGATGCTCGCGGTATTGGGTATGGATTCGACGTTCGCCGCAGATATCGTGGATTCTCTGAGAAGCAACGGGATTATTAACATCGCTAATTATAACTGCCCCGGTCAAGTGGTAATCTCAGGGGAAAAACAGGTGATCGAACGAGCAGCCAAGTTGCTCAAAGAAGCTGGAGCCAAACGCGTTGTGGAACTAGAGGTAAGTGGGGGATTTCACTCCCCCTTAATGAAGAAAGCGGAAAGACAATTTGCTAACCACCTTGATGCCATTTCCTTTAAAGATGCTAAAATACCGGTGGTCTCCAATTATACGGCAAGACTTTCCACAGAGGGTGAAGAATTGAAAGATGCGCTGCGCAAACAAATTACCGGTTCGGTACTCTGGGAGCAATCCATTTTACAAATGCTCAAGGTGGGAATCAATGTCTTCATCGAAGTAGGACCGGGCAAAGTTCTTTCGGGATTGATTAAAAGGATAGCTCCTTCGGTCAGAATTTTAAATGTTGAAGACGTTAAATCTTTCCATCAAACTATACAAGCTCTAATCTAA